A genomic stretch from Roseovarius nanhaiticus includes:
- a CDS encoding DUF3422 domain-containing protein — MANWSFHTDRESVIAEPHARPPMPASPGDTLLHLGLGCTSEARLALFGLLGIDPELKNDRHWKKDYGRFGLKLEQHTEFMSITLLAANDGKSAELTDLLNRIAAVEGAEAITLTRVEMAPEGTKPMPPARAFGGTMRGGMAVLSTLTPDPAGFIVYHVHARPGSPDETGRRVQRLIEMETYRTLCLLGLPLARRTGESLAGDERRLIEVVGAMGSESIEGDGTLFEHLSQLLQKSNAMRASTRFRFSASLAYYNLVQQRLTSLEEEKLDDLQTISGFVRSRLEPSMATIDSTAARQRTLIDDLSQALSLLRTRIDLALNRDNQTVLKSLDARNRKQVLIAQTVEGLSAVAISYYAVGLLSYVLKAAAPHIWPGMPQTTLIAISVPIVVAAVWITLHRLRGRWEKGA, encoded by the coding sequence ATGGCGAACTGGTCATTTCATACCGACCGCGAATCGGTCATCGCCGAGCCGCATGCCCGACCGCCGATGCCCGCTTCACCCGGCGACACCCTTTTGCATCTGGGGCTTGGCTGCACCAGTGAGGCGCGGCTGGCGCTGTTTGGCCTCTTAGGGATCGACCCCGAACTGAAAAACGATCGCCATTGGAAGAAAGATTACGGTCGCTTCGGGCTGAAGCTGGAACAGCATACCGAATTCATGTCCATCACGCTGTTGGCTGCGAACGACGGAAAGAGCGCCGAGCTGACAGACCTGCTTAACCGTATCGCAGCGGTCGAGGGCGCCGAGGCGATCACGCTGACCCGCGTCGAGATGGCACCCGAAGGGACCAAGCCGATGCCACCGGCCCGCGCCTTCGGCGGCACCATGCGCGGCGGTATGGCGGTCCTTTCGACCCTGACGCCCGATCCTGCGGGTTTCATCGTTTATCATGTTCACGCACGGCCCGGATCGCCCGACGAGACGGGCCGCCGCGTGCAGCGCCTGATCGAGATGGAGACCTACCGCACGCTTTGCTTGCTGGGTCTGCCTCTGGCGCGGCGTACGGGCGAGAGCCTGGCGGGCGACGAGCGGCGATTGATCGAGGTGGTGGGCGCCATGGGCTCCGAGAGCATCGAGGGCGACGGCACGCTTTTCGAGCATCTGTCGCAGCTTTTGCAGAAAAGTAATGCGATGCGCGCCTCTACGCGTTTCCGCTTTTCGGCCAGCCTTGCCTATTACAATCTCGTCCAACAGCGCCTGACCTCGCTGGAGGAGGAGAAGCTGGACGATCTTCAAACCATCAGCGGTTTCGTCCGCTCGCGGTTGGAGCCGAGCATGGCGACGATCGACAGCACCGCCGCACGTCAGCGCACGCTGATCGACGATCTGTCACAGGCGCTGTCGCTGTTGCGCACGCGCATTGACCTGGCGCTGAACCGTGACAACCAGACGGTTTTGAAATCGCTGGATGCGCGCAACCGCAAGCAGGTGCTAATCGCGCAGACGGTCGAAGGGCTGTCGGCTGTCGCGATCTCTTATTACGCGGTTGGCCTTCTGTCCTACGTGCTGAAGGCGGCGGCACCCCATATCTGGCCGGGTATGCCGCAGACAACGCTGATCGCGATATCGGTCCCCATCGTGGTCGCAGCGGTCTGGATCACGCTCCACCGTCTGCGCGGGCGTTGGGAAAAGGGCGCATGA
- the bchO gene encoding alpha/beta fold hydrolase BchO has product MRWPQDSEGWPITAQSRMILHRPHRWHVQEMGDGPTLILLHGAGGATHSWRGLMPILAHSFHVIALDLPGQGFTQSGARQRSGLEGMSADIAELIAAEGWLPAALIGHSAGGAIALDLALRIARPDMRIVTLNAALSNFSGVAGWLFPRLAKLLAMTPFTADLFAATASSTASVTRLIEGTGSKLPPEGIALYQRLVSDRAHVDATLAMMSQWSLEDLLAQLGRIENRTLMLTGARDRAVPPEVSERAAARMPHAQVRKMPGLGHLMHEEAPEDVAEVITAFLAE; this is encoded by the coding sequence ATGCGCTGGCCCCAGGATAGTGAAGGCTGGCCCATCACGGCGCAGTCGCGGATGATCCTGCACCGCCCGCATCGCTGGCATGTGCAGGAGATGGGCGATGGGCCGACGCTGATCCTGCTGCACGGCGCGGGCGGCGCCACCCATAGCTGGCGCGGCTTGATGCCCATCCTCGCGCACTCCTTCCACGTCATCGCGCTCGATTTGCCCGGCCAGGGGTTTACTCAATCCGGCGCGCGCCAGCGCAGCGGGCTGGAGGGCATGAGCGCCGATATCGCCGAGCTGATCGCGGCGGAAGGCTGGCTTCCCGCCGCCCTGATCGGCCATTCGGCGGGCGGCGCCATCGCGCTGGATCTGGCGCTGCGTATCGCGCGGCCGGACATGCGCATCGTGACGCTGAACGCGGCGCTGTCGAATTTCTCGGGCGTGGCCGGATGGCTGTTCCCGCGGCTGGCCAAGCTCTTGGCCATGACGCCCTTCACTGCCGATCTTTTCGCCGCAACGGCCTCGTCGACGGCGAGTGTCACGCGCCTCATTGAGGGAACGGGGTCAAAGCTGCCGCCCGAGGGCATCGCGCTGTATCAGCGGCTGGTTTCAGACCGCGCGCATGTGGACGCGACGCTGGCCATGATGTCGCAATGGTCGCTGGAGGATCTGCTTGCACAGCTGGGACGGATCGAGAACCGGACGCTCATGCTGACCGGCGCACGCGACCGCGCTGTGCCGCCCGAGGTGTCCGAGCGTGCCGCCGCCCGCATGCCCCATGCGCAGGTGCGCAAGATGCCCGGTCTGGGACATCTCATGCACGAAGAAGCGCCCGAGGACGTGGCAGAAGTTATTACGGCGTTTTTGGCGGAGTGA
- a CDS encoding magnesium chelatase subunit D, producing the protein MPTAPAPVRHEHPSWTRAMLALRLLAVDPVGLGGITLRARSGPARDAFLAALKGYPRPARRLGPDIDDAALFGGLDLNATLAAGRMVRQAGLAAHDGPLILPMAERARPELAARLAAMMDSGTHAHPLIALDEAASEDEGAPSALTDRLAFALDLEGLSLADIAPLRSTLPGPLRLPRLGEDHIHRIAMLAEALGVPSPRAACLAMRAASAHAALEGRADVSDADIEIAATLVLAPRATCLPEMEEEAPPEVPEPPETPPESETEPEALPDQLPDQLPDDILIEAILARLPEDMLARIARGKARQAKGSGSGDKTTGKRRGRPLTPRKGRLGGAARLDLVATLRAAAPWQKARAAQRPDHAGLHIRPSDIHLRRYEERADRLLIFVVDASGSAAMTRLAEAKGAVELMLAAAYARRDHVALIGFRGTEAEVLLPPTRSLVRTKRELAALPGGGATPLAHGLRAAMELARAARAKGMTPTLALLTDGRANIALDGSPDRARAGEDAAEMGRAIAASGASALVVDMGARPETALETLASAMHAPYFVLPRADARRISEAVRSVMDG; encoded by the coding sequence ATGCCCACCGCGCCTGCCCCCGTTCGCCATGAGCATCCCAGCTGGACGCGCGCCATGCTGGCGCTGCGCCTTTTGGCGGTGGACCCCGTCGGTCTGGGCGGGATCACCTTGCGCGCGCGCAGCGGCCCGGCGCGTGATGCGTTTCTTGCGGCGCTGAAAGGCTATCCCCGCCCCGCCCGGCGCCTTGGCCCCGATATCGACGATGCCGCGCTTTTCGGTGGGCTGGACCTCAACGCGACGCTGGCCGCAGGCCGGATGGTCCGGCAAGCCGGACTGGCCGCGCATGATGGCCCTCTGATCCTGCCCATGGCCGAGCGGGCGCGCCCCGAACTGGCCGCGCGGCTGGCCGCAATGATGGATAGCGGCACTCACGCGCATCCGCTGATTGCGCTCGACGAGGCGGCCAGCGAAGATGAGGGCGCGCCCTCCGCGCTGACCGACCGGCTGGCCTTTGCGCTGGATCTGGAAGGGCTGAGCCTGGCGGATATCGCGCCCCTGCGCTCTACCCTGCCCGGACCCCTGCGCCTGCCCCGCCTTGGCGAAGATCACATCCACCGGATCGCCATGCTGGCCGAGGCCCTTGGCGTGCCCAGCCCGCGCGCCGCCTGCCTCGCGATGCGCGCCGCGTCCGCCCACGCGGCGCTGGAGGGCCGCGCCGACGTGAGCGATGCGGATATCGAGATCGCGGCGACGCTGGTGCTGGCGCCCCGCGCCACCTGCCTGCCCGAGATGGAGGAGGAGGCGCCCCCGGAGGTGCCGGAGCCGCCCGAGACCCCGCCCGAGAGCGAAACCGAGCCGGAGGCCCTGCCCGATCAGCTGCCGGATCAACTTCCGGACGACATTCTGATCGAGGCCATCCTGGCGCGCCTGCCCGAAGATATGCTGGCCCGCATCGCAAGAGGCAAGGCCCGGCAGGCCAAGGGATCGGGCAGCGGCGACAAGACGACCGGCAAGCGGCGGGGCCGCCCCCTGACACCGCGCAAGGGGCGCCTCGGCGGCGCCGCCCGGCTCGATCTGGTGGCCACGTTGCGCGCCGCCGCCCCATGGCAAAAGGCGCGCGCGGCGCAGCGCCCGGACCACGCCGGCCTGCATATACGCCCGTCCGACATCCACCTGCGCCGCTACGAGGAACGCGCGGACCGCCTTTTGATCTTTGTCGTCGATGCGTCGGGATCGGCGGCCATGACCCGCCTCGCCGAGGCCAAAGGCGCGGTCGAGCTGATGCTGGCCGCCGCCTATGCGCGGCGCGATCACGTGGCGCTGATCGGCTTTCGCGGCACCGAGGCCGAGGTGCTGCTGCCCCCCACACGCTCGCTCGTGCGGACCAAGCGGGAGCTGGCCGCCCTGCCCGGCGGCGGCGCCACGCCCCTGGCTCATGGCCTGCGCGCCGCGATGGAGCTGGCCCGCGCCGCGCGGGCCAAGGGCATGACGCCGACACTGGCCCTGTTGACCGACGGGCGCGCCAATATCGCGCTGGATGGCAGCCCGGACCGCGCGCGCGCCGGCGAGGATGCCGCCGAGATGGGCCGCGCCATCGCCGCCAGCGGCGCAAGCGCGCTGGTCGTCGATATGGGCGCACGCCCCGAGACGGCGCTGGAGACGCTCGCAAGCGCGATGCACGCCCCCTATTTCGTGCTGCCGCGCGCCGACGCGCGGCGCATTTCCGAGGCCGTTCGCTCGGTCATGGACGGCTGA
- the bchI gene encoding magnesium chelatase ATPase subunit I, with protein MTQPFPFSAIVGQDEMKLAMILTAVDPSIGGVLVFGDRGTGKSTAVRALAALLPPITAVEGCPVNAAKPSDCPAWANITSPRTHSIPTPVVDLPLGASEDRVTGALDIERALVDGTKVFQPGLLAQANRGYLYIDEVNLLEDHIVDLLLDVAQSGENVVEREGLSIRHAARFVLVGSGNPEEGELRPQLLDRFGLSVDVTSPTDIASRVEVLRRRDAFDHDKAAFMLRWQAEDATIRDQILRARVALRELKPDEACLHDVAELCIALGSDGVRGELALLKAARAHAAWRDDTAITRSHIRAVAPLALRHRLRRDPLDDAGSGARVGRVIETVLG; from the coding sequence ATGACCCAGCCATTCCCCTTTTCCGCCATCGTCGGACAGGACGAGATGAAACTGGCGATGATCCTGACCGCCGTGGACCCCTCCATCGGCGGCGTTCTGGTCTTTGGCGATCGAGGCACCGGCAAATCCACCGCCGTGCGCGCCCTCGCCGCGCTGCTGCCGCCGATCACGGCGGTCGAGGGCTGCCCGGTCAACGCGGCCAAGCCCTCCGATTGCCCCGCATGGGCCAATATCACCTCGCCCCGCACGCACAGCATCCCGACGCCCGTCGTCGATCTGCCGCTGGGCGCCAGCGAGGACCGCGTGACCGGCGCGCTCGATATCGAGCGGGCGCTGGTCGATGGCACCAAGGTGTTTCAGCCGGGCCTCTTGGCGCAGGCCAATCGCGGATACCTCTATATCGACGAGGTGAACCTGCTGGAGGATCACATCGTCGATCTTCTGCTGGACGTGGCCCAATCGGGCGAGAACGTGGTCGAGCGTGAGGGGCTGTCGATCCGCCATGCGGCGCGCTTCGTCCTCGTCGGCTCGGGCAATCCCGAGGAAGGGGAGTTGCGCCCCCAGCTGCTGGATCGGTTCGGCCTATCGGTCGATGTGACATCGCCCACGGATATTGCTAGCCGCGTCGAGGTGCTGCGCCGCCGTGATGCGTTCGATCATGACAAGGCGGCCTTCATGCTGCGCTGGCAGGCCGAGGATGCCACCATCCGCGATCAGATCCTGCGCGCGCGTGTCGCCCTGCGCGAGCTGAAGCCCGACGAAGCGTGCCTCCATGACGTGGCCGAGCTGTGCATCGCACTGGGATCGGACGGCGTGCGCGGCGAGCTGGCCCTCCTCAAGGCCGCGCGCGCCCATGCCGCCTGGCGCGACGACACCGCCATCACGCGCAGCCATATCCGCGCCGTTGCGCCGCTGGCCCTGCGCCACCGGCTGCGGCGCGATCCGCTGGATGATGCGGGATCTGGCGCGCGCGTCGGCCGCGTCATCGAGACCGTGCTGGGCTGA
- the crtA gene encoding spheroidene monooxygenase, whose amino-acid sequence MDTPDRDIPDTGQIVTLTFHRFDGLRARLWAFAMMGLARPAMARVPGIGFWKLCGSGTGVGFTPRPNLGVYAILATWPDADTARAALTGGGILGRYRSMASESWTVLLRPLSSRGAWSGKAPFQPQADAGEGTALAALTRATIRPSVLARFWGRVPDISGVIGSNTSTMFKIGIGEVPWLHQVTFSIWPDTASMAAFARTGPHAEAIRAVRAENWFSEELYARFAIHSDMGSWNCVSPLAPNPSCLASEPL is encoded by the coding sequence ATGGATACGCCTGACCGGGACATACCTGACACGGGACAAATCGTGACACTCACCTTCCATCGCTTCGATGGGCTGCGCGCGCGGCTGTGGGCTTTTGCGATGATGGGGCTTGCGCGCCCCGCCATGGCGCGCGTGCCCGGCATCGGTTTTTGGAAACTGTGCGGCTCCGGCACCGGCGTAGGATTTACCCCGCGCCCCAATCTGGGCGTCTACGCCATCCTCGCGACCTGGCCCGATGCCGACACGGCGCGCGCTGCGCTGACCGGGGGCGGCATCCTCGGCCGCTACCGCAGCATGGCGAGCGAGTCGTGGACCGTCCTCTTGCGCCCTCTTTCATCGCGCGGCGCGTGGTCGGGCAAGGCGCCGTTCCAACCGCAAGCGGATGCAGGCGAAGGCACCGCCCTTGCCGCCCTCACACGCGCCACCATCCGCCCTTCGGTGCTTGCCCGGTTCTGGGGGCGCGTGCCGGATATTTCGGGCGTGATCGGCAGCAATACCAGCACCATGTTCAAGATCGGCATCGGCGAAGTGCCGTGGCTGCATCAGGTCACCTTCTCGATCTGGCCCGACACCGCCAGCATGGCCGCCTTTGCCCGCACCGGCCCCCATGCCGAGGCGATCCGCGCCGTGCGCGCCGAAAACTGGTTCAGCGAAGAGCTGTACGCCCGCTTCGCCATCCATTCCGACATGGGCAGCTGGAACTGCGTCTCGCCGCTGGCGCCCAATCCTTCCTGCCTCGCATCGGAGCCTCTATGA
- a CDS encoding phytoene desaturase, producing the protein MSAAGNIAIVVGGGLGGLASAMRLGAKGYHVTVLDRLDRAGGRGSSITESGHRFDLGPTIVTVPQLFEELWAACGEDFRKDVDLRPLDPFYEIRWPDGSTLKATGDTEAMVAEIARLSPRDVKGYRRFLADSEARYSFGFEDLGRRPMNKLMDIIKVLPTFVRLRADRSVHAHVAARVRDPRLRMALSFHPLFIGGDPFHVTSIYALVCHLEKEFGVHYAVGGVQAIADAMVRVIRRQGGMVRQGAEVDEILVEEGAATGVRLTDGTVMGADIVVSNADAGHTYDRLLRNMPKRRWSPAKLKRQRWSMGLYVWYFGTRGTADQWRDVGHHTILNGPRYKGLVNDIFMTGKLADDMSIYLHRPTVTDKGAAPEGDDTFYALSPVPHLGGKIPVDWAREAPRYQRKMTAELEKVIPGFEDKLSASMAFTPEHFRDRYLSPYGSGFSIEPRIFQSAWFRPHNVSEEARGLYLVGAGTHPGAGLPGVISSAEVLAKLVPDAPQVVQRLAAE; encoded by the coding sequence ATGTCCGCAGCCGGAAATATCGCGATCGTGGTCGGCGGCGGGCTTGGCGGTCTGGCGTCGGCCATGCGGCTGGGGGCCAAGGGCTATCATGTCACCGTTCTCGACCGGCTGGACCGGGCGGGCGGGCGCGGCAGCTCGATCACTGAAAGCGGCCACCGCTTCGATCTGGGGCCCACCATCGTGACCGTGCCGCAACTCTTCGAGGAGCTGTGGGCCGCGTGCGGCGAAGATTTCCGCAAGGATGTCGATCTGCGCCCGCTCGATCCCTTCTACGAGATCCGCTGGCCCGATGGCTCGACCCTCAAGGCGACGGGCGACACCGAGGCCATGGTGGCCGAGATCGCGCGGCTCAGCCCGCGGGACGTCAAGGGCTACCGCCGGTTTCTTGCCGATAGCGAGGCGCGCTACAGCTTCGGCTTCGAGGATCTGGGCCGCCGCCCGATGAACAAGCTGATGGATATCATCAAGGTGTTGCCCACCTTCGTACGGCTGCGCGCCGACCGGTCGGTGCATGCCCATGTCGCGGCCCGCGTCAGGGATCCGCGCCTGCGCATGGCGCTGTCGTTCCACCCGCTTTTCATCGGGGGTGATCCGTTTCACGTCACGTCGATTTATGCGCTGGTGTGCCATCTGGAAAAGGAATTCGGCGTCCATTACGCCGTGGGCGGCGTGCAGGCCATTGCCGATGCCATGGTGCGCGTGATCCGCAGGCAGGGCGGCATGGTGCGGCAGGGCGCCGAGGTGGACGAGATCCTGGTCGAGGAGGGCGCCGCCACCGGCGTGCGCCTGACCGATGGCACGGTGATGGGGGCCGATATCGTCGTCAGCAACGCCGATGCGGGCCATACCTATGACCGCCTGTTGCGCAACATGCCCAAACGCCGCTGGTCCCCGGCCAAGCTGAAGCGTCAGCGGTGGTCGATGGGCCTTTACGTCTGGTATTTCGGCACCAGGGGCACGGCGGATCAATGGCGTGATGTGGGCCATCACACGATCCTCAACGGCCCGCGCTACAAGGGGCTGGTCAATGACATCTTCATGACGGGCAAGCTGGCGGATGACATGAGCATCTATCTGCACCGCCCTACCGTCACCGACAAAGGCGCCGCGCCTGAGGGGGATGACACGTTCTACGCCCTCTCGCCCGTGCCGCATCTGGGCGGCAAGATCCCGGTGGACTGGGCCAGGGAGGCGCCGCGCTACCAGCGCAAGATGACCGCCGAGCTGGAGAAGGTCATTCCCGGTTTCGAGGACAAGCTCTCGGCCTCCATGGCCTTCACGCCCGAGCATTTTCGCGACCGCTACCTGTCGCCCTACGGCTCGGGATTCTCGATCGAGCCGCGTATTTTTCAAAGTGCGTGGTTCCGGCCCCACAACGTCAGCGAGGAGGCACGCGGCCTCTATCTGGTGGGCGCGGGCACGCATCCCGGCGCGGGCCTTCCGGGCGTGATCTCCAGCGCCGAAGTGCTGGCCAAGCTGGTGCCGGACGCGCCGCAGGTCGTGCAAAGGCTGGCGGCGGAATGA
- the crtB gene encoding 15-cis-phytoene synthase: MSALGLYRARGHGIAPGDLAHCRAVIRTGSLSFHTASRVLPAAVRDPALALYAFCRLSDDEVDEGGNKAQAVLGLGRRLDAVYAGAPGDTPEDRAFAAIVARYKMPRALPEALLEGLAWDAEERRYESLADLNAYSARVASAVGAMMCVLMGVRDAHALARACDLGVAMQLTNIARDVGEDARAGRIYLPLQWLREAGIDPEAFMADPTPHPEIRAMVARLLGEARKLYLRSEAGVPRLPRRARTGIYAARFIYAGIGAELRRQGHDSITLRARTGKLQKLGWLGKSAAYAAGSALMPQPATLFAPPLPETAFLVDAVAERDGRAPGWGIGRTGALLQTLADLKAQDAMGGQQGRRA, translated from the coding sequence ATGAGCGCGCTGGGCTTATATCGTGCCAGGGGCCACGGCATCGCGCCGGGCGATCTGGCGCATTGCCGCGCAGTCATTCGCACCGGATCGCTGTCCTTTCATACCGCGTCCAGGGTGCTGCCCGCCGCCGTGCGCGACCCGGCGCTGGCGCTTTATGCGTTTTGCCGGCTGTCGGATGACGAGGTGGACGAGGGCGGAAACAAGGCGCAAGCGGTGCTGGGCCTTGGCCGGCGGCTGGACGCCGTCTATGCCGGCGCGCCCGGAGATACGCCCGAGGACCGCGCTTTTGCCGCTATTGTGGCGCGCTACAAGATGCCCCGCGCGCTGCCCGAGGCGCTGCTGGAGGGGCTGGCCTGGGATGCCGAGGAACGGCGGTATGAGAGCCTTGCCGATCTGAATGCATATTCGGCCCGCGTGGCCAGTGCCGTGGGCGCCATGATGTGCGTGCTGATGGGCGTGCGCGATGCGCATGCGCTGGCGCGGGCCTGCGATCTGGGCGTTGCGATGCAGCTGACCAATATCGCCCGCGACGTGGGCGAGGATGCGCGCGCCGGGCGGATCTATCTGCCCTTGCAGTGGTTACGCGAGGCCGGAATTGACCCCGAGGCGTTCATGGCCGATCCCACGCCCCATCCCGAGATCCGCGCCATGGTCGCCCGCCTGCTGGGCGAGGCGCGCAAGCTCTATCTCCGCTCGGAGGCGGGCGTGCCGCGCCTGCCGCGCCGCGCGCGCACCGGCATCTATGCCGCACGCTTCATCTATGCCGGGATCGGCGCCGAGCTGCGCAGGCAAGGCCACGATTCGATCACGCTGCGCGCCCGCACCGGAAAATTACAAAAGCTGGGCTGGCTGGGCAAATCGGCGGCCTATGCAGCGGGGTCGGCGCTGATGCCGCAGCCCGCGACGCTCTTTGCGCCGCCCTTGCCCGAAACGGCGTTTCTGGTTGATGCCGTGGCCGAGCGGGACGGCAGGGCGCCCGGATGGGGCATCGGGCGGACCGGCGCGCTGCTCCAGACGCTGGCCGATCTCAAGGCGCAGGACGCGATGGGGGGGCAGCAGGGACGGCGCGCTTGA
- the tspO gene encoding tryptophan-rich sensory protein TspO encodes MDISLFAIFLAACFGAGATGAMFPTGPWYERLSKPLWTPPNWAFPVMWTSIYLLIAFAGARVAPLEGNGYAMAFWAMQIAFNTLWTPIFFGLRRLKGALPVMACLWVAVLGATITHFQLDLWAGLAFVPYFIWVSIAGALNFTVWRLNPNEKPLRPAEIGT; translated from the coding sequence ATGGATATCTCGCTCTTTGCCATTTTCCTTGCAGCCTGTTTTGGCGCCGGCGCCACGGGTGCTATGTTTCCCACGGGGCCATGGTATGAGCGCCTGTCGAAACCCTTATGGACCCCGCCAAACTGGGCCTTTCCCGTCATGTGGACGTCGATCTATCTGCTAATCGCGTTTGCGGGCGCGCGGGTGGCGCCGCTGGAGGGGAATGGATACGCGATGGCGTTCTGGGCGATGCAGATCGCGTTCAACACGCTCTGGACGCCGATTTTCTTCGGGCTGCGCCGCCTCAAGGGCGCGCTGCCTGTGATGGCCTGCCTTTGGGTGGCCGTGCTGGGCGCGACGATCACGCATTTTCAGCTGGATCTTTGGGCGGGCCTTGCCTTCGTGCCGTATTTCATCTGGGTCAGCATCGCGGGCGCGCTGAATTTCACCGTCTGGCGCCTCAACCCCAATGAAAAGCCCCTGCGCCCCGCCGAAATCGGCACCTAG
- the crtC gene encoding carotenoid 1,2-hydratase, giving the protein MSDDGARAISVIGFIGSVFSPWYAWSGRRDPENHVCLNVATYGPGGRFAMTDRGRSALRQSRDQLTIGPSSMRWDGGRLIIEIDEVSGPPIVSRMRGRVTLTPEAVTSVELPLTPDGSHVWRPFAPSCQIEVEMDAPGGTWSGHGYFDANFGTRALEQDFSFWTWGRYPTSVGTTCIYDAALRDGSSLDCAVHIAPDGSASVTDAPPRTAFKRTLWQIRRETRADPGTVPTQVLPMLDAPFYSRSAVTTQLNGEEVTGVHEALDLDRFASRLVKPMLAFRVPRRARWRFD; this is encoded by the coding sequence ATCAGCGACGATGGCGCCCGCGCCATCTCGGTCATCGGATTCATAGGATCGGTCTTTTCGCCCTGGTATGCGTGGTCGGGCCGGCGCGATCCCGAAAATCACGTCTGCCTCAACGTCGCCACCTATGGGCCGGGCGGACGCTTTGCTATGACGGACCGGGGCCGCAGCGCGCTGCGCCAGAGCCGCGATCAACTGACCATCGGCCCGTCGTCTATGCGCTGGGACGGCGGGCGCCTGATCATCGAGATCGACGAGGTGTCAGGCCCGCCCATCGTCTCGCGCATGCGCGGGCGCGTCACGCTGACGCCCGAGGCGGTCACATCCGTCGAGCTGCCGCTGACACCGGATGGCAGCCATGTCTGGCGCCCTTTCGCACCGTCCTGCCAGATCGAGGTCGAGATGGATGCGCCCGGCGGCACATGGTCCGGGCACGGCTATTTCGACGCAAATTTCGGCACGCGGGCGCTGGAACAGGATTTCAGCTTCTGGACGTGGGGCCGCTATCCGACATCCGTGGGCACGACCTGCATCTATGATGCCGCGCTGCGCGATGGCAGCAGCCTGGACTGCGCCGTGCATATCGCGCCGGATGGCAGCGCCAGCGTCACCGACGCGCCGCCGCGCACCGCGTTCAAGCGCACGCTCTGGCAGATCCGGCGCGAGACGCGCGCCGATCCGGGAACGGTGCCGACGCAAGTCCTACCCATGCTGGACGCGCCCTTCTACTCGCGCTCGGCGGTGACAACGCAGCTGAACGGCGAGGAGGTGACAGGCGTGCATGAAGCGCTCGACCTCGACCGCTTCGCCTCGCGCCTCGTCAAGCCGATGCTGGCCTTTCGCGTGCCGCGCCGGGCACGTTGGCGATTCGACTGA